The proteins below come from a single Vicugna pacos chromosome 13, VicPac4, whole genome shotgun sequence genomic window:
- the CYP4B1 gene encoding cytochrome P450 4B1: protein MVTALLPLSLSRLGVWAFGLILVLGFLKLIRLLLRRQMLARAIDSFPGPPTHWLFGHALEIQQTGSLDKVVSWTHQFPYAHQLWVGPFLGFLNIYEPDYAKAVYGRGDPKAPDVYDFFLQWIGKGLLVLHGPKWYQHRKLLTPGFHYDVLKPYVALFAESTHVMLDKWEEKALKNKSFDIFSDVGHMALDSLMKCTFGKGNIGLSHSDNRYYLAVSDLTLLMQQRIDSFQYHNDFIYWLTPHGRRFLRACQVAHDHTDQVIRERKAALQDEKEWKKIQNRRHLDFLDILLGARDEDGIKLSDADLRAEVDTFMFEGHDTTTSGISWILYCMARYPDHQHRCREEIREILGDRDSIQWDDLGKMTYLTMFMKETFRLYPPVPQVYRQLSKPVNFVDGRSLPAGSLISLHIYALHRNSTVWPDPEVFDPLRFSPENIAGRHPFAFIPFSAGPRNCIGQQFAMNEMKVVTALCLLRFEFALDPSKVPIKLPQLVLRSKNGIYLHLKPLRPGSGK from the exons ATGGTGACTGCTTTGCTCCCCCTGAGCCTTTCCCGCCTGGGTGTGTGGGCTTTTGGACTGATCTTGGTTTTAGGCTTCCTCAAGCTCATTCGTCTGCTGCTACGGAGGCAGATGCTGGCCCGGGCTATAGACAGCTTCCCAGGTCCTCCCACCCACTGGCTTTTCGGGCATGCCCTCGAG ATCCAGCAGACGGGGAGCCTGGACAAGGTGGTGTCCTGGACCCACCAGTTCCCCTACGCCCACCAACTCTGGGTGGGACCGTTCCTTGGCTTCCTGAACATCTACGAGCCTGACTATGCCAAAGCAGTGTACGGCCGTGGAG ACCCTAAGGCCCCGGATGTGTACGACTTCTTCCTCCAGTGGATTG ggaaAGGCTTGCTGGTCCTCCACGGGCCCAAGTGGTATCAGCACCGCAAGCTGCTCACTCCTGGCTTCCACTATGATGTGCTGAAGCCCTATGTGGCCCTGTTCGCTGAGTCCACACACGTCATGCTG GACAAGTGGGAAGAAAAGGCTCTCAAGAATAAGAGCTTTGACATCTTCAGCGATGTGGGCCACATGGCGCTGGACTCACTCATGAAGTGCACCTTTGGCAAAGGGAACATCGGCCTGAGCCACAG TGACAATAGATATTACCTGGCGGTGAGCGATCTCACTCTGCTGATGCAGCAGCGCATCGATTCCTTCCAGTACCATAACGACTTCATCTACTGGCTCACCCCGCACGGCCGCAGGTTCCTGCGGGCCTGCCAGGTGGCTCACGACCACACAG ACCAGGTCATCAGGGAACGGAAGGCAGCCCTGCAGGATGAGAAAGAGTGGAAGAAGATACAGAACCGGAGGCACCTGGACTTCCTGGACATCCTCCTGGGGGCTCGG GATGAAGATGGGATCAAACTGTCAGATGCAGACCTCCGGGCCGAGGTGGACACATTCATGTTTGAAGGCCATGACACCACCACCAGTGGCATCTCCTGGATTCTCTACTGCATGGCTCGGTACCCCGACCACCAGCATCGTTGTCGGGAGGAGATCCGTGAGATTCTTGGGGACCGAGACTCCATCCAGTG GGATGATCTGGGGAAGATGACATACCTGACCATGTTCATGAAGGAGACCTTCCGCCTCTACCCGCCTGTGCCGCAGGTGTACCGTCAGCTCAGCAAGCCTGTCAACTTTGTGGATGGCCGCTCTCTCCCCGCAG GCAGCCTGATCTCTCTGCACATCTATGCCCTCCATAGGAACAGTACAGTGTGGCCCGACCCTGAG GTCTTCGACCCCCTGCGCTTTTCTCCTGAGAATATAGCTGGACGCCACCCCTTTGCCTTCATTCCCTTCTCTGCTGGGCCCAG GAACTGCATTGGGCAGCAATTTGCCATGAACGAGATGAAGGTGGTCACGGCCCTCTGCTTGCTCCGTTTTGAATTTGCCCTGGACCCCTCAAAGGTGCCCATCAAGCTGCCCCAGCTAGTCCTGCGTTCCAAGAATGGTATTTACCTCCACCTGAAGCCGCTGCGCCCGGGCTCTGGGAAGTAG